The following are from one region of the Deinococcota bacterium genome:
- the uvrA gene encoding excinuclease ABC subunit UvrA, with protein MQNLIIRGAREHNLKNIALELPRNKFIVFTGVSGSGKSTLAFDTIYAEGQRRYVESLSAYARQFLGLMDKPDVDAIEGLSPAISIDQKTTSHNPRSTVGTVTEIHDYLRLLFARVGKPHCPVCGRAIEKQSASEIVGRLLERFADARALVLAPLVRGRKGEYRKLFEGLKKEGFARVRVDGEVVTLDEAVKLNLEKYEKHDIDVVIDRLKLTHEDRSRLAESVELSLQKGEGLMRAFLPDSGADELFSERFACPEHGTALEELEPRSFSFNSPYGACEGCTGLGFRQEFDPKLIVPDPELSVGQGAIQPWSQGRESGSKIFYWDRLKSVAGALDFDLRTPWQDLPETARRIILYGSDEAFDVVYKRDGKETFRFSTQFEGVIPNLERRYQESASEGARERIEAFMALVPCPKCGGTRYKPEVLAVTVVGKNIAEVSHMTVLEAVGFFGALDLPEPGATVAAPILREVGARLGFLESVGLDYLTLDRSANTLSGGEAQRIRLATQVGSGLTGVLYVLDEPSIGLHPRDNDRLLKTLLHLRDLGNTLIVVEHDEETMRASDYLVDLGPGAGVHGGHVVAAGTPEELIRHPGSLTAAYLRHEKGIAVPGGRREGNGKRLTIVGATEHNLKNIDVTIPLGTMTCITGASGSGKSTLVHRILHASLAKRLYRAKEHPGAHKRIDGEEHVDKVIEIDQSPIGRTPRSNPATYTGIFTEIRDLYTRAPEARKRGYKPGRFSFNVKGGRCEACKGDGTVKVEMYFLPDIYVPCEVCKGARYNRETLEVKIRGKSIAEVLDMTVLEGLAFFENIPAIARKLQLMKDVGLGYIRVGQPSPTLSGGEAQRVKLASELGKRSTGKTMYILDEPTTGLHFDDVNKLLGVLHRLVDGGNTLIVIEHNIDVVKTADWVIDLGPDGGARGGSVVAEGTPETVAAHPGSSTGDYLRRVPEIAARLRREAKREAMPEVA; from the coding sequence TTGCAGAACCTGATCATCCGCGGCGCCCGCGAGCACAACCTCAAAAACATCGCGCTCGAGCTGCCCCGCAACAAGTTCATCGTCTTTACCGGCGTGTCGGGCTCGGGCAAGTCCACCCTGGCCTTCGATACCATCTACGCCGAGGGCCAGCGCCGTTACGTCGAGTCGCTCTCGGCCTACGCCCGGCAATTTCTGGGCCTGATGGACAAGCCCGACGTGGACGCCATCGAGGGGCTGTCCCCGGCCATCAGCATTGACCAGAAGACCACCTCGCACAACCCTAGAAGTACCGTGGGCACGGTGACCGAGATCCACGACTACCTGCGCCTGCTCTTTGCCCGCGTCGGCAAGCCGCACTGTCCGGTCTGCGGCAGGGCGATCGAAAAGCAGTCCGCCTCGGAGATCGTGGGTAGGCTCCTGGAGCGCTTCGCGGACGCCCGCGCGCTCGTCCTGGCGCCGCTGGTGCGCGGCCGCAAGGGCGAGTACAGGAAGCTCTTCGAGGGCCTCAAGAAGGAGGGCTTCGCCCGCGTGCGCGTCGACGGCGAGGTGGTGACCCTGGACGAGGCCGTCAAGCTCAACCTGGAAAAGTACGAGAAGCACGACATCGACGTGGTCATCGACCGGCTCAAGCTCACCCACGAGGACCGCTCGCGCTTGGCCGAGTCGGTCGAGCTGTCGCTGCAAAAGGGCGAGGGCCTGATGCGCGCCTTTCTGCCCGACAGCGGCGCCGACGAGCTCTTCAGCGAACGCTTCGCCTGCCCCGAGCACGGCACCGCCTTGGAGGAGCTCGAGCCCCGCTCGTTCTCCTTCAACTCCCCTTACGGCGCCTGCGAGGGCTGCACCGGCCTGGGCTTCCGCCAGGAGTTCGACCCCAAGCTGATCGTCCCCGACCCCGAGCTCTCGGTCGGCCAGGGAGCGATTCAGCCCTGGAGCCAAGGGCGCGAGAGCGGCTCCAAGATCTTCTACTGGGACCGGCTCAAGTCGGTCGCCGGGGCGCTCGACTTCGACCTGAGGACGCCCTGGCAGGACCTGCCCGAAACGGCGCGGCGGATCATCCTCTACGGCAGCGACGAAGCCTTCGACGTGGTCTATAAGCGCGACGGCAAGGAGACCTTCAGGTTCAGCACCCAGTTCGAGGGGGTGATTCCCAACTTGGAGCGCCGCTACCAGGAGAGCGCCTCGGAGGGCGCGAGGGAGCGGATCGAGGCCTTCATGGCGCTGGTTCCCTGCCCCAAGTGCGGGGGCACGCGCTACAAGCCCGAGGTCTTAGCGGTCACGGTCGTCGGCAAGAACATCGCCGAAGTTTCCCACATGACGGTCCTCGAGGCGGTGGGCTTTTTTGGGGCGCTCGACTTGCCCGAACCCGGCGCCACCGTGGCCGCGCCCATCTTGCGCGAGGTGGGCGCCCGGCTGGGCTTTTTGGAGTCGGTCGGCCTCGACTATCTTACCCTCGACCGCAGCGCCAACACCCTGTCGGGCGGCGAGGCCCAGCGCATCCGCTTAGCGACGCAGGTCGGCTCGGGCCTGACCGGGGTGCTCTACGTGTTGGACGAACCCTCTATAGGCCTGCATCCCCGCGACAACGACCGGCTCTTAAAGACGCTTCTGCACCTGCGCGACCTCGGCAACACCCTGATCGTCGTCGAGCACGACGAGGAGACGATGCGCGCCAGCGACTATCTGGTCGATCTGGGACCGGGCGCCGGCGTCCACGGCGGCCATGTGGTGGCGGCGGGCACGCCCGAGGAGCTGATCAGGCACCCGGGCTCGCTGACCGCGGCCTACCTCCGCCACGAGAAGGGCATCGCCGTGCCGGGCGGCCGCCGCGAGGGCAACGGCAAAAGGCTCACCATCGTCGGCGCGACCGAGCACAACCTCAAGAACATCGACGTGACGATTCCCCTGGGCACCATGACCTGCATCACCGGTGCCTCGGGCTCGGGCAAGTCCACCCTCGTCCACCGCATCCTCCACGCGAGTTTGGCCAAGCGGCTCTACCGCGCCAAGGAGCACCCCGGCGCCCACAAGCGCATCGACGGCGAAGAGCACGTCGACAAGGTGATCGAGATCGACCAGAGCCCCATCGGCCGCACGCCGCGGAGCAACCCGGCCACCTATACGGGCATCTTCACCGAGATCAGAGACCTCTACACCCGCGCCCCCGAGGCGCGCAAGCGCGGCTACAAGCCGGGCAGGTTCTCGTTCAACGTCAAGGGAGGGCGCTGCGAGGCCTGCAAGGGCGACGGCACGGTCAAGGTCGAGATGTACTTCCTGCCCGACATCTACGTGCCCTGCGAGGTCTGCAAGGGCGCGAGGTACAACCGCGAGACCCTGGAGGTCAAGATCCGCGGCAAGTCAATAGCCGAGGTGCTCGACATGACCGTCCTGGAAGGTCTGGCGTTCTTTGAAAATATTCCCGCCATCGCCCGCAAGCTCCAGCTCATGAAGGACGTGGGGCTTGGTTATATCCGCGTCGGCCAGCCCTCACCGACGCTCTCGGGCGGCGAGGCGCAGCGCGTCAAGCTGGCCTCCGAACTCGGCAAGAGAAGCACGGGCAAGACCATGTACATCCTGGACGAGCCCACCACCGGCCTGCACTTCGACGACGTCAACAAGCTCCTGGGCGTCCTTCACCGCCTGGTGGACGGCGGCAACACCCTCATCGTCATCGAGCACAACATCGACGTGGTCAAGACCGCCGACTGGGTGATCGACCTGGGCCCCGACGGCGGCGCCCGGGGTGGCAGCGTCGTCGCCGAGGGCACGCCCGAGACCGTCGCCGCGCACCCGGGCTCGTCTACCGGCGACTACCTGCGCCGGGTGCCCGAGATCGCCGCGCGCCTCAGGCGAGAGGCCAAGCGAGAGGCCATGCCGGAGGTCGCCTAG
- a CDS encoding YihY/virulence factor BrkB family protein yields MKRLKETFTALKKTEVGQFMSCLVRRYGASRPPLLAAALAYYASFSLGPLLVLFAGGIGVFLRNRPDLSEQASVAITTLLSQMLPLEESTDILAQQGYEALEHILLDGAFFTVVFSVLVLIWAGSNFFTSLQLALEVIFESKSMRPFWRQRIIGLLLVLSVGLVISFEAISSIVLTNVEQGLEALQRSLAGFDIHPLPAIDEINLPSGVFSGGLGGLMTTAIYALSFRYMPHRGASWLSSCLGALFAVIMTVIARQLVLTFLDRDQFNIIYGVITTLMLLLLWLYLSLLLYLLGAVIAAEIDHRSEIAGESSAGEMEPLLDESELARLERDKESQAT; encoded by the coding sequence ATGAAGAGACTGAAGGAAACCTTCACGGCATTGAAGAAGACCGAGGTCGGTCAGTTCATGAGCTGCCTCGTGCGCCGCTACGGCGCCTCGAGACCGCCCCTCCTGGCGGCGGCGCTGGCCTACTACGCTTCCTTTTCGCTGGGGCCCCTCCTGGTGCTCTTCGCGGGCGGCATCGGCGTCTTCTTGCGCAACCGCCCCGACCTCTCGGAGCAGGCGAGCGTCGCCATCACCACGCTCCTGTCGCAGATGCTGCCCTTGGAGGAGAGCACCGACATCTTGGCGCAGCAGGGCTACGAGGCCTTGGAGCACATCCTCCTGGACGGCGCCTTCTTCACGGTGGTCTTTTCAGTCCTGGTGCTCATCTGGGCGGGCAGCAACTTCTTCACCTCCTTGCAGCTCGCCCTGGAGGTCATCTTCGAGTCCAAGAGCATGCGGCCCTTCTGGCGCCAGCGCATCATCGGCCTGCTCTTGGTCTTGAGCGTGGGCCTGGTCATCTCCTTCGAGGCCATCTCGTCGATCGTGCTCACCAACGTCGAGCAGGGCCTGGAGGCCCTGCAACGCAGCCTGGCCGGCTTCGACATCCACCCCTTACCCGCCATCGATGAGATCAACTTGCCCTCGGGGGTGTTTAGCGGCGGCCTCGGCGGCCTGATGACCACGGCCATCTACGCGCTCTCCTTTCGCTACATGCCCCACCGCGGCGCCTCCTGGCTGAGTTCCTGTTTGGGCGCGCTCTTTGCCGTCATCATGACGGTGATCGCCCGGCAACTCGTTCTCACCTTTTTGGACCGCGACCAGTTCAACATCATCTACGGCGTCATCACCACCTTGATGCTCCTGCTTCTCTGGCTCTACTTGTCGCTGCTCCTCTACCTGCTCGGCGCCGTGATCGCCGCCGAGATCGACCATCGCAGCGAGATCGCCGGCGAGTCCAGCGCGGGCGAGATGGAACCCCTCTTGGACGAAAGCGAGTTGGCGCGGCTCGAGCGCGACAAGGAATCGCAAGCGACCTGA
- the ggt gene encoding gamma-glutamyltransferase has protein sequence MIFRYAVFSMLFIMLPAALAQSSQTGTGGAAATVDGHATQVALAILSQGGNAVDAAVAAAAVINVTNPFSAGIGGGGFMLVYLADEGRVLSIDSREMAPAAARPDMFIDEATGEPIPFRPERISSGLSVGVPGTLAGWDEALRRYGALDLATVLAPAIALAEEGFEISEVFAGQVESNLERFVAFPATAELYLTPEGTVPEAGSLHRNPDLAETFRLIAQGGINAFYRGEIGEDLVAVVQDPPAAADPPFTIRGQDMTMADLDAYFAPVRDVTRSDYRGYEIFGMGPPSSGGLTVGLVLTILEGFDLGTMEREEALHHMLEAMRLAYADRGRYMADADFVGVPVAGLLNPDFAASRREGITGEVSLAPEAGDPFNYQENPVEPLQPVSWTPNGDTGSISTTHLTTSDAAGNVVSYTYTIETIGGSGIVVPGRGFLLNNELTDFNAEPGGANTVEPRKRPRSSMAPTIVLRDGRPVVALGSPGGATIITTVIQTLINMIDFDMSLPDAINAPRVANLGGDTTLVETNVEAEQALLDALAARGHDFNPTPEIGAVTGIFFNEDGTVTVAAEALRRGSGVARVEHPAE, from the coding sequence GTGATTTTTCGGTATGCCGTTTTCAGCATGCTCTTTATCATGCTTCCCGCCGCGCTTGCGCAGAGTTCCCAAACGGGTACGGGCGGGGCCGCGGCTACCGTTGACGGCCACGCGACCCAAGTTGCCTTAGCCATCTTGAGCCAAGGAGGCAACGCGGTGGACGCGGCGGTAGCGGCCGCCGCCGTCATCAACGTCACCAACCCCTTTAGCGCGGGCATTGGCGGCGGCGGCTTTATGCTCGTTTACTTGGCCGACGAAGGCCGCGTACTAAGCATCGATTCCAGAGAGATGGCGCCCGCTGCCGCTAGGCCGGACATGTTCATCGACGAAGCGACAGGCGAGCCCATTCCCTTCCGGCCTGAGCGCATCAGCAGCGGTTTGTCCGTGGGGGTGCCCGGCACCTTGGCGGGTTGGGACGAGGCGTTACGCCGCTACGGCGCCCTCGACCTCGCCACGGTCTTAGCGCCCGCCATCGCGCTTGCCGAGGAGGGCTTTGAGATCAGCGAGGTCTTCGCCGGCCAGGTGGAGAGCAACCTCGAGCGCTTTGTCGCTTTCCCCGCGACCGCCGAGCTTTATCTGACGCCTGAAGGAACTGTGCCGGAGGCCGGCAGCCTGCACCGCAACCCCGACCTCGCCGAGACCTTCCGCCTCATCGCCCAGGGCGGCATCAACGCCTTTTACCGGGGAGAGATTGGCGAGGACCTCGTCGCCGTCGTGCAGGACCCACCTGCCGCTGCCGACCCGCCCTTTACCATTCGCGGCCAAGACATGACCATGGCGGACTTGGACGCCTACTTTGCGCCCGTTCGCGACGTCACCAGAAGCGACTACCGGGGCTACGAGATCTTCGGCATGGGACCGCCCTCGAGCGGCGGCCTGACGGTAGGACTCGTGCTCACTATCCTAGAGGGCTTTGACCTTGGCACGATGGAACGTGAGGAGGCCCTTCACCACATGCTCGAGGCCATGCGCTTAGCCTACGCCGACCGTGGCCGGTACATGGCCGATGCCGACTTTGTAGGCGTTCCGGTGGCGGGTTTGCTCAACCCGGACTTTGCCGCCAGCCGCCGCGAAGGCATCACCGGGGAAGTGAGCCTCGCTCCCGAGGCGGGCGATCCTTTTAACTATCAGGAGAACCCGGTCGAGCCCCTCCAGCCCGTCTCCTGGACCCCTAATGGCGATACCGGGAGCATCAGCACCACGCACCTGACAACCTCCGATGCCGCGGGCAACGTGGTGAGCTACACCTACACCATCGAGACCATCGGCGGCAGCGGCATCGTGGTGCCTGGCCGCGGCTTTTTGCTCAACAACGAACTCACCGACTTTAACGCCGAGCCGGGCGGAGCCAATACGGTGGAGCCGCGCAAGCGCCCGCGCTCGAGCATGGCGCCGACGATCGTCTTAAGAGACGGCCGGCCGGTAGTGGCCTTAGGCTCCCCCGGCGGCGCGACCATCATCACCACGGTCATCCAGACGCTTATCAACATGATCGACTTTGATATGTCCTTGCCTGACGCCATCAACGCGCCCAGAGTAGCAAACTTAGGCGGCGACACCACGCTGGTTGAAACCAACGTCGAAGCCGAGCAGGCCCTGCTCGACGCGCTCGCGGCAAGAGGCCATGATTTTAATCCCACACCGGAGATAGGCGCGGTCACCGGCATCTTCTTTAACGAAGACGGCACCGTGACCGTTGCGGCTGAAGCCTTGCGCCGGGGCAGCGGTGTGGCTCGAGTCGAACACCCCGCGGAGTAG
- a CDS encoding 1-acyl-sn-glycerol-3-phosphate acyltransferase produces MERLSLARFRSMWFYYLSCFVFRNFLRLFYGLEVYGRDRVPLTGGAVIAGNHISAFDPPLVGSVLPREVDYMAKKELFERQPVRWVVERLKAFPVDREKGDTSAIKEALRRLRADTAVGIFPEGTRYAEAGQAFHGAAFLAQRARAPLIPTAIWREGRAYRVAFGEPIYPEGKSREEMVALTRALMARVQALIPPEAQRSESAQSG; encoded by the coding sequence ATGGAGCGGCTGTCCCTGGCGAGGTTCAGGTCCATGTGGTTTTACTACCTGTCGTGCTTCGTGTTTCGCAACTTCCTGCGGCTCTTTTACGGCCTCGAGGTCTACGGGCGGGACAGGGTGCCGCTTACGGGCGGCGCCGTCATCGCGGGCAACCACATCTCGGCCTTCGACCCGCCGCTCGTGGGCAGCGTCCTGCCCAGGGAAGTCGACTATATGGCCAAAAAGGAGCTCTTCGAAAGGCAGCCCGTGCGCTGGGTGGTGGAACGGCTCAAGGCCTTCCCGGTGGACCGCGAGAAGGGCGACACCAGCGCCATCAAGGAGGCGCTCAGGCGCCTCAGGGCGGACACGGCCGTGGGCATCTTTCCCGAGGGCACGCGCTACGCCGAAGCCGGCCAGGCCTTTCACGGCGCCGCCTTCTTGGCCCAGCGCGCGCGAGCGCCCCTGATCCCTACCGCCATCTGGCGCGAGGGCCGGGCCTACCGTGTCGCCTTTGGCGAGCCCATCTACCCCGAGGGCAAGAGCCGCGAGGAGATGGTCGCGCTCACGAGGGCGCTGATGGCGCGCGTCCAGGCGCTCATCCCGCCCGAGGCGCAGCGCAGCGAATCCGCCCAGAGCGGATGA
- a CDS encoding HU family DNA-binding protein — protein MAKQATVSKAQLVDAIAQGSDMKKKDVKTVVDSMIEHIGQHLDQGTKVQLTGFGTFEVRARKARTGVKPGTTDRISIPESSYPAFKPGKGLKERIKGAQKAGGKRGGRKKAS, from the coding sequence ATGGCTAAGCAAGCGACGGTATCCAAGGCGCAACTCGTTGACGCGATCGCCCAGGGCTCGGACATGAAGAAAAAGGACGTCAAGACGGTCGTAGACAGCATGATCGAGCACATCGGCCAGCACCTGGACCAGGGCACCAAGGTCCAGCTCACGGGCTTCGGCACCTTCGAGGTGCGCGCCCGCAAGGCTCGCACCGGCGTCAAGCCCGGCACCACCGACCGCATCAGCATCCCCGAGTCGAGCTATCCGGCCTTCAAACCCGGCAAGGGTCTCAAGGAGCGCATCAAGGGCGCTCAGAAGGCCGGCGGCAAGCGAGGGGGCAGGAAAAAGGCGAGCTGA
- the sdaAB gene encoding L-serine ammonia-lyase, iron-sulfur-dependent subunit beta yields MSLLDMIGPVMVGPSSSHTAGACRLGLLARYTLLGAPTRAGLELHGSFAKTGKGHGTELALAAGLLGWRPDDARLPEALALAEREGLKLSFKSTDLGDVHPNTVRITLQNDQEEGISVTGSSLGGGAVKVVAVKDFDSAFSGALHTLLVQHTDTPGIIARVARVIADDEVNIATLHSARRRRGGQAMMSIELDKRLAQYALDYLTQLPYVSWLRMLPEVMSGAPVSPSPHEAGTKSGTVGGGP; encoded by the coding sequence ATGAGCCTCCTCGACATGATCGGGCCCGTCATGGTGGGGCCCTCGAGCTCGCACACCGCGGGTGCCTGCCGCCTGGGCCTCTTGGCCCGGTACACCCTGCTGGGCGCGCCTACGCGGGCCGGCTTGGAGCTCCACGGTTCCTTTGCCAAGACCGGCAAGGGCCACGGCACCGAGCTGGCTCTTGCCGCCGGTCTGCTCGGCTGGCGGCCCGACGACGCGCGGCTGCCCGAGGCCCTCGCCCTCGCCGAGCGCGAGGGGCTGAAGCTCTCTTTCAAGAGTACCGACCTGGGCGACGTGCATCCCAACACGGTGCGCATCACCTTGCAAAACGACCAGGAGGAGGGGATCAGCGTCACGGGCTCGAGCCTGGGCGGCGGCGCGGTCAAGGTCGTCGCGGTCAAGGACTTCGACAGCGCCTTTTCAGGCGCCCTGCACACGCTGCTCGTGCAGCACACCGACACCCCCGGCATCATCGCCCGGGTCGCCCGGGTCATCGCCGACGACGAGGTCAACATCGCCACCCTGCACTCGGCCCGGCGGCGGCGCGGCGGCCAGGCGATGATGTCCATCGAACTCGACAAGCGCCTGGCACAATATGCCCTCGACTACCTGACGCAGCTGCCCTACGTGAGCTGGCTCAGGATGCTGCCCGAGGTGATGAGCGGCGCCCCGGTTTCACCCTCTCCTCACGAGGCCGGCACCAAGTCGGGCACCGTCGGAGGCGGGCCGTGA
- the sdaAA gene encoding L-serine ammonia-lyase, iron-sulfur-dependent, subunit alpha, protein MTLAELAAVTGPASKAVLAEDLADSGLGEGDMLDAMRARLLEMRDSVRRGLASTAPSRTGMVGWNAKTLHDAGDKLNAPLLKRVQAYAMAVNEENARMGRIVAAPTAGSAGTVPGALIGVADHLGLDDEKMLMPLVLAAGIGKIISKKMFIAGASGGCQAEIGSSAAMAAAAVTELLGGGAKASVHAATMALMNTIGLVCDPVGGYVEVPCVSRNAFYSVHAVSAAQLALAGLESVIPPDEVVSAMAAVGRMLPPELRETGEGGIADTPTGRMIALKMAGE, encoded by the coding sequence GTGACGCTCGCCGAGCTCGCCGCGGTCACGGGTCCGGCCTCTAAGGCCGTCCTCGCCGAAGACCTGGCCGACTCCGGCCTGGGCGAAGGCGACATGCTGGACGCGATGCGCGCGCGCCTCTTGGAGATGCGCGACTCGGTGCGGCGCGGGCTCGCCTCGACCGCGCCGAGCCGCACCGGCATGGTCGGCTGGAACGCCAAGACGCTCCACGACGCGGGCGACAAGCTGAACGCGCCCCTGCTCAAGCGCGTCCAGGCCTACGCCATGGCCGTCAACGAGGAAAACGCCCGCATGGGGCGTATCGTCGCCGCGCCGACCGCCGGCAGCGCGGGCACGGTGCCGGGCGCCCTGATCGGCGTGGCCGACCACCTGGGCTTGGACGACGAGAAGATGCTGATGCCGCTGGTCCTGGCCGCCGGCATCGGCAAGATCATCTCCAAAAAGATGTTCATCGCGGGCGCCAGCGGCGGCTGCCAGGCCGAGATCGGCTCGTCGGCGGCGATGGCCGCCGCCGCCGTCACCGAGCTGCTGGGCGGCGGCGCCAAAGCGTCGGTCCACGCGGCGACGATGGCGCTCATGAACACCATCGGCCTGGTCTGCGACCCCGTGGGCGGCTACGTCGAGGTGCCCTGCGTCTCGCGCAATGCCTTTTACAGCGTCCACGCGGTCAGCGCCGCGCAGCTCGCGCTGGCCGGGCTCGAGTCGGTCATTCCCCCCGACGAGGTCGTCTCGGCGATGGCCGCGGTCGGCAGGATGCTGCCGCCCGAGCTGCGCGAGACCGGCGAGGGCGGCATCGCCGACACCCCGACGGGCCGGATGATCGCGCTCAAGATGGCCGGCGAGTGA
- a CDS encoding type II toxin-antitoxin system VapC family toxin codes for MTYLDACATIPFYLPEVLSEEVDALIRACKDPFMSNLSALEVVSVIARKVREGGMDRADASAALGLFESHRRALLYEPLEIGARHVVEAERLIRTLEHPLKTQDGIHAAACLLEGHRLVTADKQLARVADSLGIPTVYLEAA; via the coding sequence GTGACCTATTTGGACGCTTGCGCAACTATTCCCTTCTATCTTCCCGAAGTGCTGAGCGAGGAGGTGGACGCCTTGATCCGCGCCTGCAAAGACCCGTTCATGAGCAACCTCTCGGCCCTCGAGGTGGTCTCGGTCATCGCCCGCAAGGTCCGCGAGGGCGGCATGGACCGCGCCGACGCGAGCGCTGCCCTCGGCCTCTTTGAGAGCCATCGCCGCGCCCTGCTATATGAGCCTCTCGAGATCGGCGCTCGACACGTCGTGGAAGCCGAACGCCTGATCCGCACGCTCGAGCATCCCCTCAAGACCCAAGATGGGATACACGCTGCCGCTTGTCTTTTGGAAGGTCATCGTCTCGTCACCGCCGACAAGCAACTCGCGCGCGTCGCCGACTCCCTGGGGATCCCTACCGTTTACCTCGAGGCGGCTTGA
- a CDS encoding type II toxin-antitoxin system prevent-host-death family antitoxin, producing the protein MIEVTAAKARKDFTELLDRAEAGETITVTRHGKVVARIVPADTRPWGDMEAFRKRLTVSGKPASQMVIEERREAR; encoded by the coding sequence ATGATCGAAGTGACCGCGGCCAAGGCCAGAAAAGACTTCACCGAGCTGTTAGACCGTGCCGAAGCGGGCGAGACTATCACCGTCACCCGCCACGGCAAGGTGGTCGCTCGCATCGTCCCTGCCGACACCCGGCCCTGGGGGGATATGGAGGCGTTTCGCAAGCGTCTTACGGTCAGCGGCAAACCGGCGAGCCAGATGGTCATCGAGGAGCGCCGAGAGGCCCGCTAG
- a CDS encoding Uma2 family endonuclease, translated as MLRDLGDERSARLTYDRGVLEITMPSDEHESYKHLLERIITTLTLEFGLRVKGFASTTLSREDLQQSVEPDACYYIQNADKVQGRRIDLASDPPPDLVVEVDVTNPSQRKFALYAQLGVGELWVCVNRRVSMYGLQAGAYLPREYSPVFPQVSAEVVSQWLAQGEAQDDNSVIRSLHDWVRTGIKPSL; from the coding sequence ATGCTTCGTGACCTGGGAGATGAGCGCTCCGCACGGCTCACCTATGACCGAGGGGTGCTGGAGATCACTATGCCGTCCGATGAACACGAAAGTTATAAGCACCTGCTCGAGCGCATCATCACCACGCTTACCCTGGAGTTCGGTCTCAGGGTCAAAGGGTTCGCCTCCACAACCTTGAGCCGTGAGGATTTGCAGCAGAGCGTAGAGCCCGATGCCTGCTACTACATTCAGAATGCCGACAAGGTGCAGGGCAGGCGCATCGACCTCGCCAGCGATCCCCCACCCGACCTAGTGGTAGAAGTTGACGTTACCAACCCTTCGCAACGCAAGTTTGCCCTCTATGCCCAGCTGGGGGTTGGGGAACTGTGGGTTTGTGTGAATCGCCGGGTGAGTATGTATGGGCTTCAGGCAGGAGCCTATCTTCCCCGCGAGTACAGCCCGGTGTTTCCACAGGTATCCGCAGAGGTGGTCAGCCAGTGGTTGGCACAAGGGGAAGCGCAGGACGACAACAGCGTCATACGCTCGCTGCACGATTGGGTGCGGACTGGGATTAAGCCTAGTCTTTAG
- a CDS encoding HAD family hydrolase: MRLRALLFDFDGTILDTESSEFASWQAVYREHGCELGLAEWLPCIGTAENVFDPLEALEQQLGRSLERERVEAGRREAHLVELDKLTVLAGVAEYIREAERRGVALAVASSSSRAWVEGHLGRLGLLERFAVIRCRDDVRRTKPDPELFLAAVRGLGVRPGEAVAIEDSLNGVRAAKAAGLFTVAVPGPMTRSLDFAAADLVVGSLLELPLSELVSRHSAQQAS; the protein is encoded by the coding sequence ATGAGGCTGCGCGCGCTCCTTTTCGACTTCGACGGGACGATCCTGGACACCGAATCGTCCGAGTTCGCGTCCTGGCAGGCGGTCTACCGCGAGCACGGCTGCGAGCTGGGGCTCGCCGAGTGGCTGCCCTGCATCGGCACCGCCGAGAACGTCTTCGACCCTTTGGAGGCGCTCGAGCAGCAGCTCGGCCGCAGCCTCGAGCGGGAGCGCGTCGAGGCCGGGCGCAGGGAGGCGCACCTTGTGGAGCTCGACAAGCTCACCGTCTTAGCCGGCGTAGCGGAGTATATCCGCGAAGCCGAGAGGCGGGGCGTGGCGCTGGCGGTAGCCTCGAGCTCGTCGCGGGCCTGGGTCGAGGGACACCTGGGCAGGCTGGGCCTGCTGGAGCGCTTTGCGGTCATCCGTTGCCGCGACGACGTGAGGCGCACCAAACCCGACCCCGAGCTCTTTCTCGCCGCCGTTCGCGGCTTAGGGGTTCGGCCCGGCGAGGCCGTCGCCATCGAGGACTCGCTCAACGGCGTCCGCGCCGCCAAGGCCGCCGGGCTCTTTACCGTGGCGGTGCCGGGGCCGATGACCCGCAGCCTCGACTTCGCCGCGGCCGACCTCGTCGTAGGGAGCCTGCTCGAGCTGCCCCTGAGCGAGCTCGTGAGCCGCCACAGCGCCCAGCAGGCGTCCTAA